The nucleotide window CCTATAGCTTAACGCTTGCAGCTCGCAATCATCGTATCCACATTATTTAATCAAAGTGATTAACTGGCACAGTAAAGGCCGTGAAGCGTTTTGATCAGTGTTTTCACTTCATCACTCTTTAATGTGTAATACACCGTTTGCGCTTCTTTTCTTGTTGCCACTAATTCATCACGGCGCAACCAGGCAAGGTGCTGTGACAGTGCTGACTGGCTTAACTCCAATTTTGCACACAGCTCTCCAACGGACAGCTCTTGGTTATGTAGCATACAAAGAATTTGTAAGCGTCTTTCGTTCGCCATCGCTTTAAGCAGTACGACAGCTTTAGCGGAGTTTTTCTCCATGTCTTGTAAATTCATGTGTTGGACCTCTAGCTACAACTTACTTATTCCAACTCGGGCTAGCTAGTTGCGATACAAAAATTTTCTCGTGACATCCAGATAAATAAAGAGAGTCTCAATATTGATAACTTTGCTGTAGGTTGTCGATTGAAGGTCAAAGCCAACGCGTCTTAACCACGAGCATTAACTCATCCAGTAGCGACACGCAAATTTGTACGTTCAAACCTCAGCGCCGAAGTTACTTAAATCTCATTTACATTTATGGTTATATTTTTATCGATAGTAATCTATTTGTTTGCGCAACGATACGTATTTATTCAAACATTTGACTAAAATCAGCGTCACAAACGTTCTTAACTGCGGGATGTTGGATCATACGTTCAGCAAAAATAACATAATACTCTTCTTTTAAATCATCCACATCGCCAATTAGTTGCAACTTGCGGTCGTCTTCAATTTCCGACATGTACATGGTCGGTGCGAGAAATATCACATCATCATGGTATCGTGCAAAGGCCTTCATCAAGGCAACGTCATCAAACTCACCTAAAATATCAGGCTGTAAACCTTGTCGGTCAAACCACTGAATGACTTTGCGTCCCATTGCAGTGCGGCTTGCTGGAATCAACAGCTTCTTCTGTTCCAGAATTTCAGGAAACCTCACCTTATCAATTTCAAATGAGGCAAAAAAGCTCATGCCACTTTCTCCAAG belongs to Vibrio sp. STUT-A11 and includes:
- a CDS encoding metalloregulator ArsR/SmtB family transcription factor, which translates into the protein MNLQDMEKNSAKAVVLLKAMANERRLQILCMLHNQELSVGELCAKLELSQSALSQHLAWLRRDELVATRKEAQTVYYTLKSDEVKTLIKTLHGLYCAS